The following coding sequences are from one Daphnia magna isolate NIES unplaced genomic scaffold, ASM2063170v1.1 Dm_contigs021, whole genome shotgun sequence window:
- the LOC123477437 gene encoding eukaryotic translation initiation factor 6-like has product INSSSVAGCRIIRRLTVANRHGILVPNSTTDQELQHIRNSLPDSVKIQRVEERLSALGNVTACNDYVALVHPDLDKETEEVLADTLNVEVFRHTIAGSVLTGSYCAFSNQGGIVHPKTTVADQDELSSLLQVPLVAGTVNRGSDVIGAGLVVNDWSAFCGFDTTATEISVIENVFRLNEANQPSVITTDMRESLIETLT; this is encoded by the exons atCAATTCCTCATCAGTTGCCGGGTGCAGAATAATTAGACGATTGACAGTTG CCAACAGACATGGTATACTAGTGCCAAACAGCACAACAGACCAGGAATTGCAACACATTCGAAATTCTTTACCAGATTCTGTCAAGATCCAGCGTGTTGAAGAACGCCTCTCAGCTTTAGGAAAT GTTACTGCATGCAATGACTATGTTGCATTAGTTCATCCTGATTTGGACAAAGAAACTGAAGAAGTGCTTGCAGACACATTGAATGTGGAAGTTTTCCGTCATACAATTGCAGGCTCTGTCCTTACAGGTTCGTATTGCGCCTTCTCTAACCAGGGAGGTATTGTCCATCCAAAAACTACTGTTGCAGACCAAGATGAGCTCAGTTCTCTTCTGCAGGTGCCTCTAGTG GCAGGAACAGTTAACAGAGGTAGCGATGTAATCGGTGCAGGCTTAGTAGTGAATGATTGGTCAGCTTTTTGCGGATTCGACACGACAGCTACCGAGATTTCTGTCATCGAAAACGTGTTCCGTTTGAATGAAGCCAATCAACCGAGTGTCATTACTACAGATATGAGGGAATCACTAATCGAGAC GCTGACGTAG
- the LOC123477378 gene encoding uncharacterized protein LOC123477378 — translation MTGRKVFVNFISLKSPFQVKCVLLPESERRSDFIVLRELLFKAMMLDKSILVLGDVKLRKNCPNEEMSTITSFSFNGTEEKDVASGFPEPGIIENLGKSEHTPSSKKKFFCDRLNKGKDASSELHDVTDNHKSDCESSSSAKMQCSANTLNLENDVSDSRELLSYAVIDGVKHTEVLVKFDNTDVDAVKINVPTHNELFDVFHTQSDGNYAACSSDSEYESTDCISGTDHGDALKLSLNKSPRQKRKRVKTKRATLANTVIKTSRCLRRVTLENRETRGMKYNPRKLRRNSGIENCAT, via the exons ATGACTGGGAGAAAAGTTTTTgttaatttcatttctttgaaaTCTCCTTTTCAAGTTAAATGTGTATTACTTCCTGAATCTGAACGACGTTCAGATTTTATTGTGTTAAGAGAACTACTATTTAAGGCGATGATGTTGGACAAGTCAATTTTGGTATTAGGAG ATGTGAAGCTTAGAAAGAACTGCCCAAATGAAGAAATGTCAACCATTACATCTTTCTCGTTCAATG GTACAGAAGAAAAGGACGTTGCAAGTGGATTCCCTGAACCAGGCATTATTGAAAATTTGGGTAAATCTGAACATACTCCATCAtcgaagaaaaaattcttctgTGATAGGT tgaACAAAGGAAAAGATGCTTCAAGTGAATTGCATGATGTAACAGACAATCATAAATCTGATTGCGAGTCTTCTTCATCAGCAAAAATGCAATGCTCTGCAAACACTT TGAATTTGGAAAATGATGTGAGTGATTCGAGGGAATTGCTTTCATATGCTGTCATAGATGGAGTGAAACACACAGAAGTGTTAGTAAAGTTTGATAATACTGATGTTGATGCTGTGAAGATCAATGTGCCCACACACAACGAACTTTTTGATGTGTTTCATACACAGTCAGATGGAAACTATGCTGCCTGCAGCAGCGACAGCGAATATGAGAGCACCGATTGTATTTCTGGCACTGATCACGGTGATGCTCTTAAGTTAAGTCTTAATAAATCTCCCAGACAAAAACGCAAACGTGTTAAAACGAAGAGAGCAACGTTAGCTAACACTGTTATAAAAACCTCACGTTGTTTGAGACGTGTAACCCTCGAAAATCGGGAAACGAGGGGAATGAAATATAATCCTCGAAAATTGAGACGCAATTCGGGTATCGAAAATTGTGCGACATAA
- the LOC116935255 gene encoding uncharacterized protein LOC116935255, protein MLSLPNEGKVDFEIYPILATAIQKNVLTLHSNRFLLVCAKHLLNINKGSMISKGMYKRYAKIVVEKYPCLKDIDFEEEFLLVKMKIIKAVNNQRGNVKTKESRKLKVNDAHEPNQSQNLEFPVNVQESQLDIAASAIEKSFKERRLYVKTNHTLRTDQILAAIPLYLDFSKVYADFLKMTEINESLFKVNFDELMVNLKRYYLAEHNNQSAASTAVFFEGEKVTIGLLMAINRLCSTKKGTSSSAELFEIEQVNMRVKPSPGRKQY, encoded by the exons ATGCTTAGTCTGCCAAACGAAGGCAAAGTGGATTTTGAAATCTATCCTATTCTCGCTACAGCAATTCAGAAAAATGTCCTTACTCTTCACAGTAACCGATTTCTTTTGGTTTGTGCAAAACATTTGCTTAACATCAACAAAGGATCAATGATAAGTAAAGGCATGTACAAAAGGTATGCCAAAATAGTCGTGGAAAAGTATCCTTGTCTGAAAGATAttgattttgaagaagaatTC ctgttggtgaaaatgaaaattataaAAGCCGTAAACAATCAAAGGGGAAACgtgaaaacgaaagaaagtAGGAAGTTGAAAGTTAATGATGCCCACGAACCTAATCAATCGCAGAACCTGGAATTTCCTGTAAATGTTCAAGAATCACAATTGGATATCGCTGCTTCGGCTATCGAGAAAAGTTTCAAGGAAAGGCGTCTATACGTTAAAACAAATCACACCCTAAGAACGGATCAAATACTGGCAGCAATTCCTCTTTACTTGGATTTTTCGAAG GTTTATGCAGATTTCCTGAAAATGACTGAAATTAACGAATCTCTTTTTAAAGTTAATTTTGATGAGCTGATGGTTAACCTAAAGCGCTATTACCTTGCAGAACATAATAATCAGAGTGCAGCATCTACAGCAGTTTTCTTTGAAGGAGAAAAGGTAACGATTGGATTGTTGATGGCCATCAACCGTTTGTGTTCTACAAAAAAGGGAACCAGTTCTTCAGCAGAACTCTTTGAAATagaacaa gTAAACATGCGTGTTAAACCAtccccgggtaggaaacaatactga
- the LOC116933314 gene encoding uncharacterized protein LOC116933314 — protein sequence MRFGNLEFFSIVKALCAILYKPLTQEVKVESMSDFKSVLVQVVYFGDRTCDYEVTFQSSKRGEPELMMLEQKLCSKSKEIKDFVGKGGACEFFKESEIFPGRWTQFGDYSPVKHKVTIRCNLGNKRKLSFSELPQQQEKYQRKLRESETQLQQNGCEINIFTDVGERVKFSSNSLTEKHSTPCSTSSFFNNEQHSDEGFSPLLTSTAIDTKKKLTSKSTDRLKHCLSPSMFSDNSTDDEALSVEAMTFGSQYCQKRKKVKSNQNSNQQPSTSSLDYNTEKYEELDYKSTLNNGIRNKVQSVSKSKQTSSQHLRPFERLDFGKWKLPNNFGVVVNKILQKRGNLSEANLSLVCRRVVDSIEEFSLCPCGNSLRLVVQQMFTTYPSTLINPKDPVASSQAIVGKLQRILSRRRQAAGQTFSTNGGRLFLENKISYLDPGIHSESAGNADDNLDMASYKINYEKLIKLYKDSGSTGVLKSLCKLTFKGRRYEITKGYITSPEDILKTRCPLLNQQHYLYAELDLILGSGTCKNFKKKWEDIVPVVIAVARKFHKNTAVKKY from the exons ATGAGATTTGGCAACttggaatttttttcaatcgtCAAAGCACTCTGCGCCATTTTATACAAACCGTTGACCCAAGAGGTGAAAGTTGAAag CATGTCTGATTTTAAATCAGTTTTGGTACAAGTTGTGTATTTTGGCGATCGTACATGTGACTATGAGGTTACATTTCAGTCTTCTAAACGAGGGGAACCTGAGCTTATGATGTTAGAGCAAAAGTTGTGTTCTAAATCTaaggaaataaaagatttcGTTGGCAAAGGAGGAGCATGtgaatttttcaaagaaagtGAAATTTTCCCTGGTCGTTGGACCCAATTTGGTGATTACTCGCCAGTGAAGCACAAAGTAACGATAAGGTGTAACCTggggaataaaagaaaactaagtTTTTCTGAGTTACCACAACAACAAGAGAAATACCAAAGGAAATTAAGGGAATCTGAAACACAACTGCAACAGAATG GTTgtgaaataaatattttcacTGATGTGGGAGAAAGAGTGAAGTTTTCTTCGAACTCATTAACCGAAAAACATTCAACACCGTGTAGTACTTCATCATTTTTCAACAATGAACAACACTCTG ATGAAGGTTTTAGCCCTTTACTTACCAGTACAGCTATtgataccaaaaaaaaattaacttcTAAGTCCACGGATAGATTGAAACATTGTTTATCACCATCGATGTTTTCAGATAATAGTACTGATGATGAAGCACTGTCTG TTGAAGCAATGACTTTTGGGTCTCAATACTGccaaaaaaggaagaaggtGAAGTCAAACCAGAATAGTAATCAACAACCATCAACTTCTTCTTTGGATTATAATACTGAAAAATATG AAGAATTGGATTACAAAAGCACCCTGAATAACGGGATAAGAAACAAGGTTCAGTCTGTCTCTAAAAGTAAACAGACTTCATCACAACATCTTCGGCCATTCGAGAGACTGGATTTCGGCAAATGGAAATTACCGAACAATTTCGGAGTCGTAGTTAACAAAATATTGCAGAAGAGAGGAAACCTGAGTGAGGCTAATTTGTCTCTTGTGTGCCGACGTGTTGTGGATTCCATCGAAGAATTTTCTTTATGCCCCTGTGGGAATTCATTAAGGCTGGTGGTACAGCAAATGTTCACTACCTACCCATCAACACTTATAAATCCGAAAGATCCAGTAGCATCTTCG CAAGCTATAGTAGGTAAACTACAGAGAATTCTATCTAGACGAAGACAAGCTGCAGGCCAAACCTTTAGTACTAATGGAGGAAGACTTTTCCTGGAAAACAAGATTTCCTATTTGGATCCAGGTATACATTCTGAAAGTGCAGGCAATGCAG ATGACAACCTCGACATGGCATCTTACAAAATTAATTATGAAAAGTTGATTAAACTGTACAAAGACAGTGGAAGTACAGGGGTACTTAAGTCACTTTGTAAGCTTACTTTCAAAGGTCGGCGTTATGAGATCACCAAAGGTTATATAACATCTCCAGAAGACATCTTGAAAACCAGGTGCCCGTTGTTGAACCAGCAACATTAT CTTTACGCTGAACTTGACCTAATACTTGGATCTGGTActtgcaaaaatttcaaaaaaaaatgggaagacATTGTACCAGTAGTGATAGCAGTTGCCCGTAAATTTCACAAAAATACAGCGGTGAAAAAATACTAA